The DNA segment CCTGAAGTACGAAGACGACGGCAGCCTGTCCTACACCGCCACGGTGGAAGTTTTCCCGGAGATCGATAAGGTGAATTTCGATGGTCTCACTCTGGTCGGCGAGGATATCGAGGTCAAGGACGACGAAGTTGACGATATAGTCGAGCATCTGCGCAAACGCAGCGCCGAAGTCCGCGCGGTGGAACGCGCCGTCGGGGAAAACGACCTGGTCACGCTCGATATCGAGGTAACATCGGACCCCGGCAAAGTGCTGAGCACCGATCGTTTCGATGGATCCGAGGTCGATTTGAGCAACAAACTGACGGTCAAGGAATTCCGCGAAGCTCTGCCGGGTCTGAAGGCGGGCGATGTGAAAGAGATCGAAGTCAAGTACGACAAAGAGTATCCCGATGAAGTTTTCGCCGGCGCCGAGCTGAAGTACAAATGCACTGTCAAGGCGGTCAAAGAGAGAATTCTGCCGGAATTGAACGACGCCTTCGCCAAATCGACCGGTCAGGCCGAGACGGCTCTGGAGCTGAGGATAAAGATTCGCGAGCGGCTCACCCGCCAGAAAACCGATGACCGCAACCGTGGCTTCAAACATCAGGTTATAGAGCAGATGGCTGAAAAAAACCAGGTGCCGTTGCCGAATTCTATTGTGCAGGAATATCTGGACAACGTGATCGAGAATTTCAAAAAGCAGTATGGCGAGGGCGATGATTTCAACGAAGCGGAGGTTCGCAAGAATTATCAGCCGATGGCTGAGACCAACCTCCGCTGGAACATGCTCTTGCACCAACTGGCCAAACAAGAAAAGATTGAAGTTTTATCTTCAGATACCGAAAATTTGATTAACAGGGTCGCTGAGAACTACAAAACGACTCCGGAGAAGGCCCGCGAGGCGCTTCAGCAGTCCGGAAATATAGCCGATCTCCGCGAATCCATTCTGGAAGATAAGGTTATAGACTTTCTGGTGAGCAAAGCCAGCGTCAAAAAGCCCGACAAATAACTGTTGTCGTATAACTTAAGGGCGAAGAAAAACGACTAAAACAAGGATGTAAAGGATTCAGATGAGCGACAAAATCACCTCGAATTTCCTGGTACCTATGGTGGTCGAACAGACCGGCCGTGGGGAACGAGCCTACGACATCTTCTCGCGGCTGCTCAAGGACCGAATCATATTCATCGGCTCGGCCATCGATGACAACGTGGCCAACCTCGTCATAGCCCAGATGTTGTTTCTGGAGGCCGAGGATCCGGAGAAGGATATTTTTATCTACATCAACTCGCCGGGCGGTTCGGTTACGGCGGGTATGGCGATTTACGATACCATGCAGTTTATCAAACCCGATGTGGCCACTACGTGCATGGGCATCGCCGCCTCGATGGGCGCGTTCCTTCTCGCGGCCGGCACCAAGGGCAAACGCGCCGCGCTTCCCAACAGCCGCGTGATGATTCATCAGCCGATGGCGGGTACTCAAGGACAGGTGTCCGATATCATCATTATGACTGAAGAGTTCACGAAGACGAAAAAACGTCTGAACGAACTTCTCGTCAAACACACCGGGCAGCCACTCGAGACAATCGAAAAAGATACCGACCGCAACTTTTTCATGGGCCCGCAGGAGGCTCAGAAGTACGGCTTGATAGACAAGGTCTACGAGTCGAAACGGCAGGAGAAAAAATAACATCGCTGTCTGCCGGAGTTATCCGGCTGATTGCGATGTTTGAAGCCAAGAGGTTGGAAGATTATGCCACGTGACCGCGACCTACCCCCCACCGCGCACCGTTGTTCGTTTTGCGGAAAGGCAGCCGGACAGGCCAAACGCCTTTTTTCCGGACACGAGTCGTTTATCTGCGACGAGTGCGTCGAACTTTGCTATGACCTGATTCAGAGCGCGCCCGATGTCAAGCAACCCAAAGAAATAACCGATCTCCCCACCCCCGCTGAAATAAAGGCCTTTCTCGACCAATATGTGATCGGTCAGGAAAAAGCCAAGCGAACTGTCGCCGTGGCGGTCTATAATCACTACAAACGTATCAACGACCAACTTCGCTCCGGCGCCAACGGGTCGTCGATGCGTACCGACGAGGTGGAGCTGGAGAAATCCAACATCCTGATGCTCGGCCCAACCGGCACCGGCAAAACACTCATTGCCCGGTCACTGGCCAAGTTCCTCAAGGTGCCTTTCACGATTGCCGACGCGACCGTGTTGACCGAAGCGGGTTATGTTGGCGAGGATGTCGAGAATATCCTTGTCCGCCTGTATCAGGCCGCCAATTTCAATCAGCCCAAGACCGAGCGGGGAATTATCTATATCGATGAAATCGACAAGATTTCGCGCAAGGACGGCAACCCGTCGATAACGCGCGATGTTTCCGGCGAGGGTGTCCAGCAGGGACTTTTGAAGATCCTCGAGGGCACGGTTGCGAACATTCCGCCCAAAGGCGGCCGCAAGCACCCCGAGCAATCGTTCGTCCAGATAAACACCAACAATATTCTGTTTATCTGCGGCGGGGCTTTCGATGGACTGGAGAATATCATTGCCCGTCGAATCGGCAAAAAAACCGTCGGTTTTGAGGCCGAGAAAATTCATATCAACGCTAAATCCGATGAGATTTTCGAATATGTCATGCCGGCCGACCTGATGAATTACGGGTTGATCCCCGAACTGGTGGGCCGTCTGCCGGTTACCGCCTCGCTTCAGGCGCTCGATGAAAAGGCCCTGTTGTCCATTTTGACCGAGCCCAAAAACGCCCTGACAAAACAGTATATGCGGCTGATGGAGATGGAGGGCGTCAAGCTGACTTTTGAACCCAAGGCGTTGAAAGCCGCTGTCAAGATAGCGCAGGAGCGCAAAACCGGCGCGAGAGCTTTGCGGTCGATTCTTGAAAAGGCGATGCTTGATGTTATGTTTGAGGTTCCGTCAAAGTCCGACATCGCCGAGGTCATTGTCACCGAGAAGACGATAACCGATGGCGAGAAGCCTAAGCTCATAACCACCCGGGAAACCAAAAAAGCCGGTTAACCGGTCCTCCCTTACAATAGAATTCCGACCGGCCGCTTATAGCGGCCGGTTTTTCTTATGCCCGCCCCTTATGAATCTTCTTGACTTGCATCCCCTTTTTTAAAACGTTTTATATCACTCTTAGCCAAAAACAAAGGAAACTGCCGTGTCAGACAAAGTCGATAAATTCAAGAAGGAACGTGAGCGGCTCAACGAGCACATTCTCTCGCGAGACAATATCAATATCAAACGGTTTTTCGGGATCGACACCGCCGTGTATCGTGATGGCGCCCTGGACGCCAAGACCAAGGAGCTGCTCGGCCTGGTAGCATCGCTGGTGCTTAGATGCGATGACTGCATCGCCTACCATCTCATCCAGTCCAGGGATCAGGGGGTGACCGACGAGGAGTTTGACGAAGTGATGTCGGTGGGGCTGGTCGTGGGAGGTTCAATCACCATACCCCACATACGACGGGCTTACGATTTCTGGAAGGAATTGAACAGCTGACCGGCGACATCAATCGTGTCGTGGCGAAAACTAAATAAATTAGTTGTCCCCTGCCTTCGTATATTCTAAGTTGTATAAGATGTGGTGAGGCATGTATCAAAAGGTCATTCCTACCTTCCTCGCTTGAAACTCCGGCCTTCCATGCCTTTAACTAGAGATTATGGATACAAAAGGGTTGGAATCACACGACCATCTGAGCTGGCCGACCACGGCCCCTGAGGCCATCAAGCACCAGACGGAAATGGCCGAAAAGATCGAGATATTCGGCAATTTCGATGATCTCAAATATGTCGCAGCCGTCGATACCGCCTATGGAAAAAACGCCGAAGTCGTTTATGCCGCTGCTGTGGTTTTCGCTTTCCCCGAGATTGTGGAAATTGAACGGTCTTTTCGTTACAACCGGGTGACTTTCCCTTACCAACCGGGTCTGTTTTATTACCGGGAAGGTCCCACCATGCTTGAAGCTCTGGCGCGACTTGAGACTCAACCCGATGTGATCATCGTGCACGGTCACGGCATAGCTCATCCTCGCCGCTGCGGAATCGCCGGGCAGGTAGGCGTGGCGATGGGCAAACCCACCATCGGCTGCGCCCGAAGGCTTCTGGCCGGGACTCATCGGGCGGTATCGGACTTAAAGGGAAGCCAGCAGGCGATAGTCATAAAAGGCAAAGAGGTCGGTTATGCCTACCGAAGTAAGGAACGTGTGAAGCCTATTTTCATTTCGCCGGGGCACCTTTGCAATCTCGAACAGGCGCGCGACATAGTGGTGCGATGCCTGCGCGGCTACCGCGTTCCGGAACCTCTCAGGCTCGCACATCTTTACGCGAATAAATTCAGAAGGCGCACTGAGGCGAAGATGACTCGCACCGACAGCAACACACCACCACAGCTTGGAAGTCCTCAAGCGATGAGGTGATTATATGAGCTTACCTGAGACAACAAAAGACATGATCCTGCGCAAGGCGCGGGAAATTCGCGCCCGGCAGATTCAATGGCGCCGCCATCTCCATCAACACCCGGAATTGTCGGATCAGGAATATGAGACCACAAAGTTCCTCAAGGATAAAGTCAGGGCGATGGGATTGAAGGTTGTCCCGCTGAAAATGAAGTCCGGCCTCATCGCCGAAGCACATGGCAACAATCCCGGCAAAACCGTGGCTATTCGAACCGATATCGACGCCCTGCCGATAACGGAGAAAACCAAACTCCCGTATCAATCGAAAGCCGACGGCATCATGCACGCCTGCGGTCACGATGTTCACATGGCGGTAGCGCTGGGAACGGCCGCGGTGATAAGTTCGCTGAAAAAGGAGTTTGACGGTGCGGTCCGGTTTATCTTTCAGCCCTCGGAAGAGATGCCGCCGGGCGGCGCCCGGCCTATGATTGCCAACGGCGCTTTGAAGGATGTTTCGATGATTTTCGCCTTACATGTCGACCCCCATTTACACACGGGTAGAATTTCGCTGCGGGACGGTGTGGCGATGGGGGCGGTGACGGATTTCAATCTCGTTATACACGGCAAAGGCGGCCACGCGGCGCGACCGCACGATGCCGTTGACGCGATCGCGGCCGCTGCCGAAGTCATAGACTCACTGCAGAAGGTTATTTCACGCGAAATCGACCCGATCAAGCCGGTCGTAATGACGGTTGGGAAGATCGAAGGCGGCACCGCTCGCAACGCCATCTGTGACCGAGTCGAACTTACCGCGACAGCGCGGGCCTTGTCGCAAGATGCTGCCAGGAAGTTACGTACGCTGATAAAGCGAACCGCCGAATCGGTTTGCAAAGCCAGAGGAGCAAAGGCAGAGCTCATGTTCGTGGCCGACTACCCGGTGCTGCGCAATCATCCGCTGGCCAACCGGATTCTGGCCGACAATTTCCAGTCTCTTTTCCGTGGGCATCGTATTGAGCAAACTCCACAGGTGCTCGGTGGAGAAGATTTCGCCTGCTACCTCGAGAAAGTCAAAGGCGCCATGTTTCGCCTTGGAACCATGAACGTCAAGACAGGCGCCAATAAACCGTGGCATTCACCCCAATTCAAAGTCGACGAAGACGCCATGTATTACGGCACGGCCCTCATGGCGGCATCGGCTCTCGATTTTTTAAGGAATAAGTCCAGATGACCCAAATTCGTCTGTCCATAATCGTACTCAGCGTCTGTATTGTTCTCCCTTCCGCGTGCTTTGCATCGATGAACGACGTCGATATGATCACTTACGCCGATTTCACCCGCGTCAACTATATCGCGACATCCATAAGTCATGTCTATTTTGCCACCACCGAGGGCATCATCCGCTACGACAAGTCGATGCGCCAGTGGAATGATCCGCTTACCGGGGCCGAGGGAGTCGATAATCGCGATATCCAGCGCATCTGGTGTGACGTCTTCAATGAGAAGCTCTACATACAGACATCAACCGGCTACCTGGAGTACGATATCCTTTTTGAGCAATGGTACCCCATTTCCGAATTACCATCGCTCAATGTGAATTACGCCCACGTCAGACCACCATCGGTGATGTTCGCTCCGCCGGGCTTGAACTATGCGGCCGAGGGGTATGTCAGCGATATTCATGGCCGCGATTTCCGTTTCAACGATATCGTTGACGACCGGGCGGGCAACCTGTGGATTGGTACCTGGGGATACGGTCCGGCGGTGGCCGACGCCGCTACAGATAACATCGAATTGCTGACCTTCGGTCTGATTCAGAACCGGGTTGACGCTGTTTACGACGACGATGGAGTGCTGTGGATTGGCGGCTCGACGCTGGGAAGTTTTCGTACCGGGATGACCGTCTTCGATACCGAAGAAAACAGTTTCGAACACATAGAGACCGGATGGGAAATCGGTCTGCCCGCCGTGGACGTAAACTGTATCGATGGGGATGATGATTTTGTCTATGTGGGCACGGAGGACGGTCTTTTTGTGTATGACCGTGATGATCGGCGGGTGGCGCGCAGCCTTAGCGGACGTTCGGGCCTGCCGGATGACTATGTCCATAGCGTCTGCGTCGTGGGCGATTCCATCTTCGTAGGCACGGCAAGTGGACTCGCCATGCTCACCTTCAAAGCTGACTCGGTAACATATGTCCAGCCCGGTCAATTTTCCAATGCTGACATTTACGATTTCGAAACCACCGACAGCTCCATCTGGATAGCGTCGTCGAGCGGCGCCTTTCAACTCCACTATGGCAGCGGCAGACTGCAAAAACTCATGGATCCGCACAATGTTCTGTTCGGTCGCGTATTTAAAATCGAAAGGTATGAGACTTCTTTGTGGCTGGCTTCCGATGGCGGCATGGTACGTCTGGACCTGCAGACCGGGGAAACAACGCCTTTCGTTTCGATTTCGTCGGGTAGTCGCGGACGGCCTCTGGCGGTCAACGACCGGATAGCCGCGCTGGCGACCGAACGCGGCGTCACCCTGTATTTCCTCGACCGCGAGGACCATATCTACGAACGGGAGTTCACCAACGCCGACGGATTACCTTCGTATTGGGTCAACTGTCTTTTGCTCGACGGTGACTACCTGTGGATCGGCACCGACCGGGGGCTCACCCGCTTTCTCTGGAACGACCCCGACCGGCTGGATTGATTCCATGAATATCAGTTGCGAGCGATATAAATATTTGTTAGAATGACACCGAACGAGACTCGGGCGCGAATTACACCCGGAACAAAATAGCGATTATGGTAAAGCTTATTTTTGAACACTTCTGGCTCAAAATCACCGCCCTCCTGCTGGGCATCTTCTTGTGGTTCCATGTAGCCACGGAAAAGATATACAATTATCAGTTGATGCTGCCGGTCGAGGAGATCGTGCTGGATCCGGAACTTTCGCTCTGGCAGCCGCCTCCAGAGTCGCTTATGGTGGTGGTGTCGGCCACCGGCAAACAACTTCTCCGTCAAAAGTGGCGGGAAAGCGGGTTGAAAATAACGGCGACTCAATTCAAGCAGGGACGTCACCGGATTGAGTTCACGACCGCCAACACTTCGCTGATTACGCCATCGACCGAGGTATCGCTCGACGAAATACTTCACCCCACCTCGTTCGTGCTCATGATTGACCAACTGGTGGAAAAGAGAGTCCCGGTGGTGCCGGACATAATAACCGAACCGGATGAAGGCTTCGCCCTCGGCGATATTTCCGGCATTACCCCGCCGCAAGTGACTGTGACCGGGCCGCGCTCGGTGGT comes from the Candidatus Zixiibacteriota bacterium genome and includes:
- the clpX gene encoding ATP-dependent Clp protease ATP-binding subunit ClpX; the protein is MPRDRDLPPTAHRCSFCGKAAGQAKRLFSGHESFICDECVELCYDLIQSAPDVKQPKEITDLPTPAEIKAFLDQYVIGQEKAKRTVAVAVYNHYKRINDQLRSGANGSSMRTDEVELEKSNILMLGPTGTGKTLIARSLAKFLKVPFTIADATVLTEAGYVGEDVENILVRLYQAANFNQPKTERGIIYIDEIDKISRKDGNPSITRDVSGEGVQQGLLKILEGTVANIPPKGGRKHPEQSFVQINTNNILFICGGAFDGLENIIARRIGKKTVGFEAEKIHINAKSDEIFEYVMPADLMNYGLIPELVGRLPVTASLQALDEKALLSILTEPKNALTKQYMRLMEMEGVKLTFEPKALKAAVKIAQERKTGARALRSILEKAMLDVMFEVPSKSDIAEVIVTEKTITDGEKPKLITTRETKKAG
- the clpP gene encoding ATP-dependent Clp endopeptidase proteolytic subunit ClpP, yielding MSDKITSNFLVPMVVEQTGRGERAYDIFSRLLKDRIIFIGSAIDDNVANLVIAQMLFLEAEDPEKDIFIYINSPGGSVTAGMAIYDTMQFIKPDVATTCMGIAASMGAFLLAAGTKGKRAALPNSRVMIHQPMAGTQGQVSDIIIMTEEFTKTKKRLNELLVKHTGQPLETIEKDTDRNFFMGPQEAQKYGLIDKVYESKRQEKK
- a CDS encoding CdaR family protein; the encoded protein is MVKLIFEHFWLKITALLLGIFLWFHVATEKIYNYQLMLPVEEIVLDPELSLWQPPPESLMVVVSATGKQLLRQKWRESGLKITATQFKQGRHRIEFTTANTSLITPSTEVSLDEILHPTSFVLMIDQLVEKRVPVVPDIITEPDEGFALGDISGITPPQVTVTGPRSVVNSVNEVSTEAKELQGLRNNLSLTLPLALPKGYGLSLDPDSVTLTVRVVPVKTRVFEGIPIVVYNAPADKRISHQPSSIRIELTGPPTEIDLLNKNALIASADYAKADGGGRAPIKIDCPLKFRVKNASADSVIITVQ
- a CDS encoding carboxymuconolactone decarboxylase family protein; its protein translation is MSDKVDKFKKERERLNEHILSRDNINIKRFFGIDTAVYRDGALDAKTKELLGLVASLVLRCDDCIAYHLIQSRDQGVTDEEFDEVMSVGLVVGGSITIPHIRRAYDFWKELNS
- a CDS encoding endonuclease V, coding for MDTKGLESHDHLSWPTTAPEAIKHQTEMAEKIEIFGNFDDLKYVAAVDTAYGKNAEVVYAAAVVFAFPEIVEIERSFRYNRVTFPYQPGLFYYREGPTMLEALARLETQPDVIIVHGHGIAHPRRCGIAGQVGVAMGKPTIGCARRLLAGTHRAVSDLKGSQQAIVIKGKEVGYAYRSKERVKPIFISPGHLCNLEQARDIVVRCLRGYRVPEPLRLAHLYANKFRRRTEAKMTRTDSNTPPQLGSPQAMR
- a CDS encoding two-component regulator propeller domain-containing protein gives rise to the protein MTQIRLSIIVLSVCIVLPSACFASMNDVDMITYADFTRVNYIATSISHVYFATTEGIIRYDKSMRQWNDPLTGAEGVDNRDIQRIWCDVFNEKLYIQTSTGYLEYDILFEQWYPISELPSLNVNYAHVRPPSVMFAPPGLNYAAEGYVSDIHGRDFRFNDIVDDRAGNLWIGTWGYGPAVADAATDNIELLTFGLIQNRVDAVYDDDGVLWIGGSTLGSFRTGMTVFDTEENSFEHIETGWEIGLPAVDVNCIDGDDDFVYVGTEDGLFVYDRDDRRVARSLSGRSGLPDDYVHSVCVVGDSIFVGTASGLAMLTFKADSVTYVQPGQFSNADIYDFETTDSSIWIASSSGAFQLHYGSGRLQKLMDPHNVLFGRVFKIERYETSLWLASDGGMVRLDLQTGETTPFVSISSGSRGRPLAVNDRIAALATERGVTLYFLDREDHIYEREFTNADGLPSYWVNCLLLDGDYLWIGTDRGLTRFLWNDPDRLD
- a CDS encoding M20 family metallopeptidase; this encodes MSLPETTKDMILRKAREIRARQIQWRRHLHQHPELSDQEYETTKFLKDKVRAMGLKVVPLKMKSGLIAEAHGNNPGKTVAIRTDIDALPITEKTKLPYQSKADGIMHACGHDVHMAVALGTAAVISSLKKEFDGAVRFIFQPSEEMPPGGARPMIANGALKDVSMIFALHVDPHLHTGRISLRDGVAMGAVTDFNLVIHGKGGHAARPHDAVDAIAAAAEVIDSLQKVISREIDPIKPVVMTVGKIEGGTARNAICDRVELTATARALSQDAARKLRTLIKRTAESVCKARGAKAELMFVADYPVLRNHPLANRILADNFQSLFRGHRIEQTPQVLGGEDFACYLEKVKGAMFRLGTMNVKTGANKPWHSPQFKVDEDAMYYGTALMAASALDFLRNKSR
- the tig gene encoding trigger factor, with the translated sequence MKVEIKQLDGLVRELSVEVPAETVNARTEQKLKEVRRDASLKGFRKGKAPMNMIKSIYGEQVKIDVAEDLIKSTYPEVVRENTLKVASYPQVTDLKYEDDGSLSYTATVEVFPEIDKVNFDGLTLVGEDIEVKDDEVDDIVEHLRKRSAEVRAVERAVGENDLVTLDIEVTSDPGKVLSTDRFDGSEVDLSNKLTVKEFREALPGLKAGDVKEIEVKYDKEYPDEVFAGAELKYKCTVKAVKERILPELNDAFAKSTGQAETALELRIKIRERLTRQKTDDRNRGFKHQVIEQMAEKNQVPLPNSIVQEYLDNVIENFKKQYGEGDDFNEAEVRKNYQPMAETNLRWNMLLHQLAKQEKIEVLSSDTENLINRVAENYKTTPEKAREALQQSGNIADLRESILEDKVIDFLVSKASVKKPDK